The Clostridium sp. DL-VIII DNA window TATAGAATTTTTGTTGGTTGAACTATTAACTATAAACGAGCGAAATTGCAAACAAATATTTCCAATTGAATAACTAAAAAGATACTTATGCAACATTGAAAAGCTCTAAAATGGTATCAATAGGCTCTCCAGCTTGAGTTTTTTCATAAATGAAAGTTATTTTTTCGGCCTCTAATTGAACTCTAGCATTTTTTAATCCATCACTAAATTTTAAAGTATCTTCGGATACTTCTAATCCACAATAAACATATGTAATCATCATAATAAGCAGATATCTTTTTATACTTTTTTCACTGCGAATTTGATAATCATCTAATCCTAGTTTTTTCTTAGATTCTCTAAAGAAAATTTCGATCGGCCACCTATGTTTGTAGTGGTTTAGCAATTCCAATAATGACATATTAGAATCAGGACTTATAAAAGCTCTTAAACAGCCATCTTTAAAAAGAGCTTCTTTAGGCCAACTTAGAATTATTAAGGCTTCTTTTAAATCATTTAACTTTCCTTTATAGGAATATACATAATACTCTGAGTTGCCAACTTTAACTAGGTCGACATCCTCTTTAGTTAGTGTTTTCCCGAAAGCGTTAAGCTTAATACCAAGTCTTTCATGATTAGTAGGATAAATTACTCTGTTAGTACGTAATCCACCTACATATTTGAAACCAGCTTTTTTAGAAGCATTAAAAATCTTTTTACAACTATACCAGCTATCACACAAAACATATCCTTCATTTTTTGGAGATGGTAAGGAATTTATAAGCTCAATAGCCATTTGAATTTTACTCTTAATCTTTTTGTCGTAAATAGATATTGAGTATGGCATAACAACATCATCACAAATAAGCATAACAGTTACTAATTGATGTCCGTAAACAGTTTTATGTTTTAAATGAGAATTATGAAAACTACACTTTTCAATAGGTTTTACTGCCTTTGACGAGGGCACAGTCCTTTCCGAGATAGTATCATCTATAGCGACATAGATTGGTTTTCCAGTTGCTTTAGAAATTTCCCAAATCTTTTTTATAACCAAATTACGGAGTGCTCTTTCAACAAAGTCTTCATTCCAAGGACTTTTAGATAAGAATTTTCCTACATTCGTCCTATGCCTGAAAGGCATAAGGTCGGCTACGTCAGTAACTTTACCTACAAATCCTTTTTTTATCATAGCACTCATAATAAGAGCTATAATATGAAGCTGCGGCTTAGTAAAATAAATTGCAAATCTTGATTCTTTTAAGAATTTGATTATAGATGATGAATTTGTTATAATTGAGCCTATGAACATTTATGTTATCTCCTTGTTATTTTTTGTGTGAGAACTTAATTATAACAAATGATTTTATAAATGTTCTATTTTTTATTATTGGTAAGTTATTGGATGTAAAAACGCTCGTTTATAGTATTAATTTTAGTACATTATAATCATAGCATGCACAAATCGCTTTAACAACACGTGTTTAATGAACAAACGATTATGCTTTTATTTATAATTTGTATGAATAAGGAGAAGCAAAATGAGTGAATTAAAACATAGAATTATTGAAACAAACGGTATTAAAATGCATATAGCTGAACAGGGAGAAGGACCACTTGTATTATTGCTTCATGGGTTTCCTGAGATATGGTACTCATGGAGGTATCAGATTCCTGTATTAGCTGAAGCAGGCTTCCATGTAGTAGCCCCAGATTTAAGAGGCTTTGGAGATACAGAGCAGCCAGAAGCTAATGATAAGTATACGCTGCTTTAATGGAGTAAAAGTAACAATTCCAGCTCTATTTATGGTGGGGGATAGTGATGTTGGTTTAAGTATTCCGGGAATGGAGCAAATAATTTCTGGAATGAAAAATCTTGTTCCAAACCTTCGTGAAACTATATTTATTAAAGATTGCGGACATTGGGCACAGCAGGAAAAATCAGAAGAAGTAAATAAAGCGATAATTTCATTTCTGAAAGATCTTTAATTTATATATATTGAAATTCGCAATGTACAGTTTACAATTATAAATTATGAATTGTAAATTGTTAGCCATAACATATATATTTCAGAAGAGCAAAATGTTTTTTTATATTTTATAAATATAAAATTTATTAAAATGAAAATAAGCTGAAATATACGCATATTATAAAAATAAGAAAAGCTTAGAGATATCATATCTAAGCTTTTCTTAATTAATATATTTTTACTAAGCAACTTCTTGTATTAACTTTGAGGCAGCTGGTTTTACACTTGCGTTATGTGTTTCAGCTTTCATTATTGAAGTTAAAATTATAGATACTAGACATAAGGCACCTACAATTATAAAGGTAGGTATAAATCCACCAGCTATTGCAGCGATAAATGAACCTGCAAGAGCTCCAAAGCCAAAGCCCTGATAGATAATTCCATAATTTTTAGTCTGGTTCTTTAAGCCGAAGAAATCACCTACAATAGTAGGGAATACTGTAATATTTCCGCCAAAGCAAAATGCAATTGAAGCAACGCAGGCGAAGAAAATCATAAAGTCTAAATGTACAAAACTTAAAACAAATACTGAAACAGTTGTTACAGCTAAGGTAAAGAGTATTACATTTAATCTTCCAAGTCTATCAGATAAGGCACCAAGGATGATTCTTCCGGCTGTATTAAAGATTGCTATCATAGCAACTGCATTTGCGGCTACAGCAGGTGTAAGACCAGCCAATTGAACACCTATATCTTTAACAATTCCTATTAAATAAAGACCACTCATACATGCTGTGAAGAATATTACGAATAGAAAATACGCTTCTTTAGTTTTTAACATTTCTTTTACTGAAAATTCTTTCTTATTTATGTTACCGTTAGATTGATTAGCTGATGTATCTATTACAGGGGCATCTTTTATTAATTGAGCACCAATAACAACTAGTACCATAATTATTATTCCCCAGTACAAAAATGCTTCCGAAACACCTACACTACTGATTAAGCCGCCGTTAATATATTTAAATATTAAGCTTCCAGTACCATAAGCTCCAACTGAAATACCTGAAATAAGTCCTTTTTTCTCAGGAAACCATTTAATACAGTTTGAAAGTGATGTAAGATATGCGATGCCATCTGCGGCACCAACTATTACACCAGCTGTCAAATATAACATAGATATTGAAGTAACTTTAGAGGTTAATATTAGTCCAGCGCCTAGAACTAAACCTGAAATTGATATTAGTTTTCGAATTCCTAATTTATCTTGAAGTTTTCCTCCAGCTAAAGTAGAGAAGGCTAAAGCAAAACTTGTTATAGAAAAGGTAACAGTTACCCCACTCAACTGCCAGCCAAATTTATCCACTAAAGGTTGATTAAATAAACTCCAAGTATAAATTGTTCCAAGACCTAATTGTGCAATAATTGTACCTAAAACTATTAACCATCGATTTTCAGTTTTTTCTTTCATCGTTCATCGCTCCTTAATTATATGCAAATATTTATTAAGGCATTTACAACATTCTTTAGTTAACTCTTTATGTTGCTTGCTTCCTTGATTTTATTATAAGTCCGTGAAATATAAAATTACGCTTTATTGAACGAAATGCATAAAAATCGACATGGGATACATTTATATATTCATAAGTTGTTTAAACTCTTTTATGTTACTCCTGCTTACAGGAATTTGGAAATCTATATCCTGAAGTTTTAAATTGTAAGTGTTATTAAACCAAGGTATGATTTCTCTGATTTTATTTACATTAACAATATAGGATCTATGGCATTTAAAGAAAGTATCCTTTGGAAGAGTTTCATAAAACTCAGCTATACCAAGGCTCACTGAATACTCATCATTTTTGGTAAAAACATGGGTTATTCTTTCTTCAGCAGTGCAATAATATATATCATTCATAGAGACTACTATTATTTTTTCATTTTTCCATAGATTTATCTTATTTGACAAGTTGCTCTTAGGGACAGTATTTTCTTTGTCATTATTGGCAGCTTCTAATTTTTTTAGCATAGCTACAATTCTAGACTCTGAATAAGGCTTTAATATATAATCAAAGGCTTCTATTTCAAAGGCTTCTGCAGCATGTTCCTTATAAGCAGTTATAAAGACTATGTAAGGTTTTTTAGAAAACTTACTTATACTTTTAGCAAGTAATACTCCATCTAACGATGGTATGTTTATGTCCATGAATATAATATCAATCTCATTATTTTGAATAAATTTAAGTACATCTATTCCATCTTCAAATTCATCTATAATTTCTATTTTGCTGTAATTTTTAATAAAAAATTTAAGTTCTTCTCGTGCTAAGAACTCATCTTCAACTATTATAGCTTTCATATGATCACCTTCTCTTATATTCTCTTTATATAAAATTCTATCCTAGTACCTTTTTCTAATCTTTTTATAATAAGCCCTTCTCCGTAAATAAGCTTAATCCTCAAATGTACGTTATATAGTCCTATTTTATTTTCAGGTACTGAATTAGTATAAACATTTTTAATTGCCTCTTCACTTATGCCTATGCCGCTGTCAATTATAGAGATCTTAACTTTTTCTCCTTCTTCTTTTACGATAATTTGTACTGTTCCGAGTCCTTTATCTTTTAAGATACCGTGAATTATGGCGTTTTCTACCAAAGGCTGTATTGTAAGACTTGGTATCTTAATATTAACATCATCTATATCATAAATTACATTTAATTTATTTCCAAATCTGGCCTTTTCTATTTCTATATAATCTTTTACCTGTTGTAATTCTTTTTTTATATCAATAAATTCGCTGTTTAATTCCAAATTATATCTTAAATAGCTAGCAAGGTTTATTATAAGTTCCCTTGCTTTATTTGGATCTATTCGTATAAAAGAAGTTATAGCATTTAGTGCGTTAAATAAAAAATGCGGATTTATCTGTCTTTGAAGAGCTTTAAGTTCTGCTTTATTAGCCATTTCTTTCATTTGTTCAACCTTTGATACCTCCATCAAAGTTGATATAATTTGAGAAAGTCCTACTGCAAGAGTTTGAAGAGAATAAGTTATCCTGTTAGAACTTGCATAGTATATTTTCAAAGCGCCTACAACTTCATTTTTGACCTTAAGTGGAATTACAATTGCTGATTTCAGCATTGAACTTTTATCCTGAAAACCATTGTTTTTGATGACTATCTTATCATTGCTTATGGCTTCTTTAGTTGCTTCAGTTATTATCTCGTGTTCAATGTTATAATATTCTTTTCCAATCCCAATATAAGCCAGGATATTTCTTGTATCAGTTATTGATACGGCATCGGCTTTAATATCATCACGTATAATGGTACAGATTTTATTCAGAGAATCACTGTTTACATTTCTAAAATAAGGAAGAGTTTTATTAGCTATATCAAGTGCTAGTTTTGCCTGCTTGGCGGCTATTTTTTCCTTATCATCTTCTATACTTTGAATTAATTGGACAATAAAGCCAACAGAAACCTGCCCAAGTATCATTGGAAAGGCTATTTTAGATACTATATCCAATCCTAAGGAAAGGGGCTTGCTTAATAAGAGTATAAGGAGCATTGTTATGGTTTCAGAAAATACTCCAGCTATTATTCCAGCTATCCATCTATAGTTTCTTTGAATTTTTCTATTAATATATCCGGCTATTATTCCGGCAGTTATACTGCTTATAAGACATGGTATTGAAGTTATTCCCCCTACATCCATCAGATATCGATGTACCCCCGATATTACTCCAGTTGTAATTCCGACTACTGGACCAAATATTATACCGCCAGATACTATGGCTATTGTTCTTACATTTACTAGAGAGCCTTCAACATTAACTCCAGTATAATTTGCCATTATAGCAAATAAAGAAAATACTGTGCATGCAACTATGTAGTCTTTTTTACTGTAATTTTCATTTCGGAATATTTCTCTAAAGCCTCTAAGCCTTGTTATGACAAATAAACACAGGAGGAGCAGTGCAACTCTATCCACAAATTGAGTTAATATATATTGGGCTAGAATGTTATATAGATAATTCAATTTGAATTCATCTCACTTTCTTGTTAAAGTAGGACAGCAGCAAGTGATTCTGCTGTTATTTGTATGCTTTTAATTATAACATTGCTTTATTAATAATCAAAAAAATAATGGAGATGTACATCGTTCAGTTAATCTATTAAATGTTATAACGGAATTAAAAATAAAGTATTTATAAAAATTTGTAGTAATTTGATGGAAAAAAATTTATAAAAAAGTTGTTATTTTATTACGTAAAGCATATATCCTTGTTAGTAAAATAAAATTAATATATTGATTAAAAAATAAAGGGGAATGATAAATATGAGAGAAAGAAAGTATGTAAAGTTCAAGGTTAGCATGTATGATGATACTAAATTCAAAATAATAGACATGAAACCAGAAAGAGATCTTATTCATTATGTTTGGACAAGAGTTGTGGTCTTGGCAGGGAAAGTTAATTTAGAAGGGGAGCTATACCTTTCTAAGAGTATTCCATATACAATAGAAACATTAGCTATTGAGTTTAATAGAGATGTAGACTCAGTAAGAACGGCTTTTGATGTATTGATGGAATTAGAAATGATTGAACTTTCTGAAGATAAGGTGTATAAAGTAATTAATTTTGCAAAGCACCAAAATATAAAGGTTAAAGAAAAAAGTAAATTATCAAATATAGAAGAAACTATAGAAAATAAAAGTAATGAAGAAAAAGAAGATTCTAGTCCAAAAGCACAAGAGAAAAGTGTTAAGAAACAAGATAATAGGGAATCGGAAGAAAAAATAACTCAAAAATGTTTGTCTCTAATTCGAGACCCTAAAAAAAGTAATGCAAGAAAGAAAAAAGATACTTTAATTGAAATGTCAGAAGAAAATGAAGAAGGGGAGGTATGCGGACCTATTGGGGGAGAATACAAATTAGGTAAAGGGGAACAGATCTTTCAAGAGTTTGTAATGAGTTAAAGTGAAAACCTAGAAAAATATATATTCAGAAGGATTTAAAGTATTTTAGTGAAAATTTCGTAAGTACTTATGAATAAAGATGTATGTGATTTCAGCAAGCTTTAACAAAAGTCTAAGAATAAAGCTTCATATATATATGAATTTATTGACTTAACAAAGGTATTAAGGTAATATAACTAGGATAAGTATGTTATAATTGGGAGTGAAATAATGAAAAATATTATAACAAAAGTACTACCTAATGGAATTGCAGAAGAAGTTGGAATTGAAGTGAATGATGTTTTATTATCAATAAACGATAATAAGATAGATGATGTTATAGATTATAAATTCTTATCTGCTGATGAGGAAATTGTTTTAGAAATAGAAAAACCTGATGGTGAAGTATGGGAAATTGAAATAGAAAAGGAATATGGAGAGGACTTAGGCATAGAATTTGGCGGAGGCATAATGGATAAGGCAAAATCATGCAGCAATAAATGCATCTTTTGTTTTATAGATCAGCTGCCAGATGGCATGAGGGAGACTCTGTATTTTAAGGACGATGATTCTAGATTATCTTTTTTACAAGGTAATTTTGTAACTTTAACTAATATGAAAGATGAAGATATTGATAGAATAATTAAATATCATATTAGTCCAATAAATATTTCTGTGCATACAACTAATCCGGAGCTAAGAGTTCAAATGTTAAATAACAGATTTGCAGGAAGCGTTTTTGACAGAATGAAAAGATTAGCAGAGGCAGGCATTTCTATGAATGCACAGATAGTTTGTGTTCCAGGAATAAACAATGGAGAGGAACTTAAAAGAACAATTGAGGATTTATATACCTTATATCCACAAGTTTCAGATGTTGCAGTAGTGCCAATAGGAATAACTAAGTTCAGGCAAGGACTTAAACATGTTAATACATATACAAAGGAAGCATCTATAAAAGAAATTGAAAGTATTAGTAAGCTTCAGGAGAGATATATTAAAGAAACTGGATCACCATTTGTTAGATTATCTGATGAATTTTATTTAGTTGCAGGCAAGGAAATTCCTGATGAGGAATTTTATGATGACTATCATCAGATAGAAGATGGTATAGGCATGGTGAGATGCTTTAGAGATGCTATAGACAGCACTTTAGACGAGCTAGATGTAAGCGTGAAAGGAAGTTTTTCTATTGTTACAGGAGAGCTTGCTTATAATGAGTTATTAGCTGCCAGCAAAAGGATAAAAGATAAAAATCCAAGCATACAGCTTGATGTTTATAAGGTAATAAATAACTATTTTGGTGAAACAATTACCATAGCAGGTCTTTTGACTGGAACTGATATAATAAATCAGTTAAAGGGAATAATAAATACTAAGTATTTATTGATGTCTAATAATATGTTTAGAAAAGGATATGAATTAGCAGACTCTGATGAACAAATTATGCTGGATGATATGAAAATTAAAGATATTGAATCGGCTTTGGATGTTAAAGTAATT harbors:
- a CDS encoding IS701 family transposase, translating into MFIGSIITNSSSIIKFLKESRFAIYFTKPQLHIIALIMSAMIKKGFVGKVTDVADLMPFRHRTNVGKFLSKSPWNEDFVERALRNLVIKKIWEISKATGKPIYVAIDDTISERTVPSSKAVKPIEKCSFHNSHLKHKTVYGHQLVTVMLICDDVVMPYSISIYDKKIKSKIQMAIELINSLPSPKNEGYVLCDSWYSCKKIFNASKKAGFKYVGGLRTNRVIYPTNHERLGIKLNAFGKTLTKEDVDLVKVGNSEYYVYSYKGKLNDLKEALIILSWPKEALFKDGCLRAFISPDSNMSLLELLNHYKHRWPIEIFFRESKKKLGLDDYQIRSEKSIKRYLLIMMITYVYCGLEVSEDTLKFSDGLKNARVQLEAEKITFIYEKTQAGEPIDTILELFNVA
- a CDS encoding alpha/beta fold hydrolase encodes the protein MSELKHRIIETNGIKMHIAEQGEGPLVLLLHGFPEIWYSWRYQIPVLAEAGFHVVAPDLRGFGDTEQPEANDKYTLL
- a CDS encoding alpha/beta hydrolase, whose translation is MISIRCFNGVKVTIPALFMVGDSDVGLSIPGMEQIISGMKNLVPNLRETIFIKDCGHWAQQEKSEEVNKAIISFLKDL
- a CDS encoding OFA family MFS transporter; translated protein: MKEKTENRWLIVLGTIIAQLGLGTIYTWSLFNQPLVDKFGWQLSGVTVTFSITSFALAFSTLAGGKLQDKLGIRKLISISGLVLGAGLILTSKVTSISMLYLTAGVIVGAADGIAYLTSLSNCIKWFPEKKGLISGISVGAYGTGSLIFKYINGGLISSVGVSEAFLYWGIIIMVLVVIGAQLIKDAPVIDTSANQSNGNINKKEFSVKEMLKTKEAYFLFVIFFTACMSGLYLIGIVKDIGVQLAGLTPAVAANAVAMIAIFNTAGRIILGALSDRLGRLNVILFTLAVTTVSVFVLSFVHLDFMIFFACVASIAFCFGGNITVFPTIVGDFFGLKNQTKNYGIIYQGFGFGALAGSFIAAIAGGFIPTFIIVGALCLVSIILTSIMKAETHNASVKPAASKLIQEVA
- a CDS encoding LytTR family DNA-binding domain-containing protein, with amino-acid sequence MKAIIVEDEFLAREELKFFIKNYSKIEIIDEFEDGIDVLKFIQNNEIDIIFMDINIPSLDGVLLAKSISKFSKKPYIVFITAYKEHAAEAFEIEAFDYILKPYSESRIVAMLKKLEAANNDKENTVPKSNLSNKINLWKNEKIIVVSMNDIYYCTAEERITHVFTKNDEYSVSLGIAEFYETLPKDTFFKCHRSYIVNVNKIREIIPWFNNTYNLKLQDIDFQIPVSRSNIKEFKQLMNI
- a CDS encoding sensor histidine kinase, with amino-acid sequence MDRVALLLLCLFVITRLRGFREIFRNENYSKKDYIVACTVFSLFAIMANYTGVNVEGSLVNVRTIAIVSGGIIFGPVVGITTGVISGVHRYLMDVGGITSIPCLISSITAGIIAGYINRKIQRNYRWIAGIIAGVFSETITMLLILLLSKPLSLGLDIVSKIAFPMILGQVSVGFIVQLIQSIEDDKEKIAAKQAKLALDIANKTLPYFRNVNSDSLNKICTIIRDDIKADAVSITDTRNILAYIGIGKEYYNIEHEIITEATKEAISNDKIVIKNNGFQDKSSMLKSAIVIPLKVKNEVVGALKIYYASSNRITYSLQTLAVGLSQIISTLMEVSKVEQMKEMANKAELKALQRQINPHFLFNALNAITSFIRIDPNKARELIINLASYLRYNLELNSEFIDIKKELQQVKDYIEIEKARFGNKLNVIYDIDDVNIKIPSLTIQPLVENAIIHGILKDKGLGTVQIIVKEEGEKVKISIIDSGIGISEEAIKNVYTNSVPENKIGLYNVHLRIKLIYGEGLIIKRLEKGTRIEFYIKRI
- a CDS encoding phage replisome organizer N-terminal domain-containing protein — its product is MRERKYVKFKVSMYDDTKFKIIDMKPERDLIHYVWTRVVVLAGKVNLEGELYLSKSIPYTIETLAIEFNRDVDSVRTAFDVLMELEMIELSEDKVYKVINFAKHQNIKVKEKSKLSNIEETIENKSNEEKEDSSPKAQEKSVKKQDNRESEEKITQKCLSLIRDPKKSNARKKKDTLIEMSEENEEGEVCGPIGGEYKLGKGEQIFQEFVMS
- a CDS encoding DUF512 domain-containing protein encodes the protein MKNIITKVLPNGIAEEVGIEVNDVLLSINDNKIDDVIDYKFLSADEEIVLEIEKPDGEVWEIEIEKEYGEDLGIEFGGGIMDKAKSCSNKCIFCFIDQLPDGMRETLYFKDDDSRLSFLQGNFVTLTNMKDEDIDRIIKYHISPINISVHTTNPELRVQMLNNRFAGSVFDRMKRLAEAGISMNAQIVCVPGINNGEELKRTIEDLYTLYPQVSDVAVVPIGITKFRQGLKHVNTYTKEASIKEIESISKLQERYIKETGSPFVRLSDEFYLVAGKEIPDEEFYDDYHQIEDGIGMVRCFRDAIDSTLDELDVSVKGSFSIVTGELAYNELLAASKRIKDKNPSIQLDVYKVINNYFGETITIAGLLTGTDIINQLKGIINTKYLLMSNNMFRKGYELADSDEQIMLDDMKIKDIESALDVKVIVVDYTGEDLIEKLNEACERK